In Stegostoma tigrinum isolate sSteTig4 chromosome 33, sSteTig4.hap1, whole genome shotgun sequence, one genomic interval encodes:
- the LOC125467096 gene encoding apoptosis-enhancing nuclease-like: MPSVVSMRVDPAVPSSEVTDFRLLPASSRLNQFLCCSPVAASPDGQTKRKKIPSRRHVRFLERKAFLEKEGILKQGHMKRKQRPLNQTSCPSISNPNYTLQSGDATRSGGSDVNGDQSHLIGASSPWPEAEWRDVHSTCSSKFMDQSDKTCPLERRNLLNPEDLYGLPQAALLCQTSLSPICCNPAKYVAIDCEMVGTGPCGRVNEMARCSIVNYQGLVIYDKYVKPKQPITDYRTRWSGIRKWHMVNAIEFNVARREILKILKGKIVVGHALHNDFKALKYFHPTSLVRDTSKIPLLKRKAGFPERESVSLKNLAKQLLGKSIQIGRDGHCSVEDACTSMELYQRVESQWEQKLCDQLSMANEEVASETNSEISRYMDDQYWPTDLQKDSK; encoded by the exons ATGCCAAGTGTAGTTAGCATGCGTGTAGACCCTGCTGTACCCTCTTCTGAAGTCACAGACTTCAGGCTGCTCCCTGCATCTTCCAGGTTAAACCAGTTCCTCTGCTGCTCACCTGTGGCTGCAAGCCCCGATGGCCAGACCAAGCGCAAGAAGATACCAAGCCGGAGGCATGTGCGTTTCCTGGAGAGGAAGGCTTTCCTGGAGAAGGAAGGGATTCTCAAGCAGGGTCACATGAAAAGGAAGCAGCGACCTTTGAACCAAACAAGCTGTCCGAGCATCAGTAACCCAAACTATACACTACAGTCTGGAGATGCCACGCGATCAGGTGGTTCTGATGTGAATGGAGATCAGTCCCATCTGATTGGTGCTTCCAGTCCATGGCCTGAAGCTGAATGGAGAGATGTTCACTCTACTTGCTCTTCGAAGTTCATGGACCAGAGTGATAAAACTTGTCCTTTAGAAAGGAGAAATCTGCTGAATCCTGAGGACCTTTATGGGCTGCCACAAGCTGCACTCCTGTGCCAGACAAGTCTGTCACCCATCTGCTGTAATCCTGCCAAGTATGTGGCAATTGACTGTGAGATGGTTGGAACAGGCCCCTGTGGGCGTGTTAATGAAATGGCCAGGTGTAGCATCGTGAACTATCAGGGCCTAGTCATCTATGACAAGTATGTGAAGCCTAAACAACCCATCACGGATTATCGGACCCGCTGGAGTGGCATTCGAAAATGGCATATGGTGAACGCAATTGAGTTCAATGTTGCTCGGAGGGAG ATTTTGAAGATACTGAAGGGTAAAATTGTTGTGGGCCACGCATTGCACAATGACTTTAAAGCACTGAAGTATTTTCATCCGACATCTCTGGTAAGGGACACGAGTAAGATCCCATTGTTGAAGCGGAAGGCTGGCTTTCCTGAAAGAGAATCCGTATCCCTGAAGAATCTGGCGAAGCAACTTTTGGGTAAAAGCATCCAG ATTGGTAGAGATGGGCACTGTTCTGTTGAGGATGCCTGCACCTCGATGGAGTTGTATCAACGAGTGGAGAGCCAGTGGGAACAAAAACTGTGCGATCAGTTGTCGATGGCAAATGAAGAAGTGGCTTCTGAAACAAACTCTGAAATCAGTCGATATATGGATGACCAATACTGGCCCACTGATCTTCAGAAGGACAGTAAATGA